Below is a genomic region from Raphanus sativus cultivar WK10039 chromosome 4, ASM80110v3, whole genome shotgun sequence.
GTAGGAATTTGTAATCTTGATGTTGTCGATAAACAAGCTGAGAACTGCTCCATCTGCTGTGAAGAGCGTCTCGCAGAGATGATGCTAACGCTGAAATGCACTCACAAGTTCTGCTCTCATTGCATGAAAACATACGTGGAAGGGAAAGTACAGTCTTCAGAAGTTCCCATCAGGTGTCCTGAACTGCAATGCAAGCATTATCTCTCCTCAGCAGAGTGCAAAACGTTTCTTCCTGTCTCATCTTTCAGATCATTCCAGGAAGCAATCATGTGTGGTGCCAACAGTGGCAATATTTACTGTCCGTATCCGAACTGCTCTTTTCTGTTAGACCCTCGTGAGTGTCTTTCACCAGGAAGGGCTAGCGCAAGCTCGTGTAGTCAGTCAGAGAGTAGCTCTTGTGTGAAGTGTCCGCTCTGTGAGAGGTTTGTGTGTGTGGACTGTGGTGTTCCTTGGCATGATTCAATGAGCTGTGAAGAGTTTCAGATTCTTCATGTTGATGAAAGATATCCAGATGATGTTACATTGCATCGCTTGGCTAGGTATAAGAGGTGGAGACGGTGTCAGCAATGCCGTGTAATGATTGAGCTTGCTCAAGACTGCAACCACATGACTTGCCGGTAAGACATATATACATCCATAGAACGTTTCATCTCAATGTTGAGACCtctctttgtgtttttttttctctgcagGTGTGGACATGAGTTTTGCTACTGTTGTGGAGCAGAGTACAGAGAAGGACAACAGAGTTGCACTTGTGCTTTTTGGGatgataaagaagaagaagatcaggAAAACACAATCCAAGGACTTGAGCAATGGCCTTGGGACACATTCACCTCAATACCAGGTGTAATGGATGCTTactcagagcaagaaaggtCTCAGCTAGCTCTGATCCAACAGTTCTTAGCCGGTGGTGGGTTTAGTCTCAGTGATCAACATACTTCTTATCAGTCGTCACGGCAGCCTCCATGTAGAGAGTCATCGTATGTTGAAGCTGCTATGAAAGATCTTGACCAGCTACCTTGGCTTGAGAGGTTTGTGTCGGTTATAAGTGATGATTACTATGAAGAGTATATTAATAGCCAGTGAAAGTGGGGATAGAATGATGATAGCTTTGAGAGGTAGGTCTAAAGAGAGTCTCTCGCTctccaaaagaaaacaaacattttGGAGTTTTAGATTCTTGATGAACTCCAAGAAATGAATTTGTATGAAACTATTAGCAATTAATTATATAGAGAAGAACTTGATCATTTTACAAATCTTGCAAGAGATGAAAATTCTGTTCTGTCTTTCTGATATCTTCGGTTTTACAAAAGATTTGTCAATTTCAAGTTGGTCCACAGTCCACACTAGCTTCAACTCATATGTTAGGTTATAGCATCTTAAAGACATGGGAAGTTGTGTTACTTGAATCACACGACTTCGTTGGCTTATCTTTTTCCTTTTAAGTTTTGCAACACCCTAGCTGCAGAAATAATTTTTTCCCCCCTTTCACTTGTCTTCTTTAAGATTTGTAGTATATGAAAGATTCTTTTCTAtcatttcatattaaaaaaaacatgagtTAATAGAAGGACAGTATATGAAGCCAATACTAAACTGTTGCCTGAAGATCCTTACGAAACAAGTTGGATCTCAAGTCTGTTATTACTTTTTCAGTATTTGATTATTAAGTATTAATtatcaattattattttcttacacaGAAACACGAAAACATTACATcaaaaggaaaagaaacaaGCACACATTAATTTGAtttgaaaggaaacatcacatgaaaagaaaagaaagaaacaagagTAGCAGCCGGTAAAGAGCGGAGTTAACATGTTTCATACCGGCGGACGAGAGCAACCGGTTTAAAACTCACCCCATCTAATATCTCCCTCCCGGTAGA
It encodes:
- the LOC108849524 gene encoding E3 ubiquitin-protein ligase RSL1: MENREVSCDDDELPLNHIVDEEDFRSCCGDEQVSLKESDDNTSKVAEEEEEKRDELDYEFSVKLFFKGVSVTERGDSSSGCSGIGVVLERLGDFELIQVQKKLNIYAEELAVNYLALIDGLTVALQNNLRSVVAVTDSELLYNQIIGSKEEKLEIPILLALRERVLEKTSDLDGFVVKLAPLCDLDQALSLARVAVGICNLDVVDKQAENCSICCEERLAEMMLTLKCTHKFCSHCMKTYVEGKVQSSEVPIRCPELQCKHYLSSAECKTFLPVSSFRSFQEAIMCGANSGNIYCPYPNCSFLLDPRECLSPGRASASSCSQSESSSCVKCPLCERFVCVDCGVPWHDSMSCEEFQILHVDERYPDDVTLHRLARYKRWRRCQQCRVMIELAQDCNHMTCRCGHEFCYCCGAEYREGQQSCTCAFWDDKEEEDQENTIQGLEQWPWDTFTSIPGVMDAYSEQERSQLALIQQFLAGGGFSLSDQHTSYQSSRQPPCRESSYVEAAMKDLDQLPWLERFVSVISDDYYEEYINSQ